One Felis catus isolate Fca126 chromosome D1, F.catus_Fca126_mat1.0, whole genome shotgun sequence DNA segment encodes these proteins:
- the GPR152 gene encoding probable G-protein coupled receptor 152: MTMAQRGTVTCLEVHSTLSHTQSLMISLVHQAPAPWPTAHRGPRTDTAMEANLGAAGHGPRTEPDDEDDYPQGGWDTVFLVALLLLGLPANGLMAWLAGSQARQGAGTRLALLLLSLALSDFLFLAAAAFQILEIQHGGHWPLGTAACRFYYFLWGVSYSSGLFLLAALSVDRCLLALCPHWYPGRRPARLPLWVCAGVWVLATLFSVPWLVFPEAAVWWYDLVICLDFWDGEELPLRMLEILGGFLPFLLLLVCHVLTQAAASRTCRRRRPRPAACRGFARVAKAILSAYVVLRLPYHLAQLLYLAFLWDVYPGYLLWEALVYSDYLTLLNSCLSPFLCLLASADLRALLRAVLSSFAAALCEERPGSFTPAEPQTQVDSGSQTLPGPVAGAQPQVNPAAQPRSDAVSQPRGNPAAQPRSDSVAQPQAEPTAQPRSDSVAQPQADFVMQPQLNASVRPQVDLESQPHLDFVAQPQVSPETPGPASGPAPSACDEASSAPSADPPPEAPENPAVPADSEGESPSSVPPEEAPGAGPT, translated from the coding sequence ATGACGATGGCTCAGAGAGGGACAGTGACTTGCCTGGAGGTACACAGCACCCTCTCTCATACTCAGTCCCTCATGATTTCATTGGTTCATCAGGCACCCGCTCCGTGGCCAACAGCACACCGGGGACCTCGGACGGACACTGCCATGGAAGCCAACCTGGGTGCCGCCGGCCACGGGCCCCGCACGGAGCCGGACGATGAAGACGACTACCCCCAGGGTGGCTGGGACACGGTCTTCCTGGTGGCCCTTCTGCTCCTGGGGCTGCCAGCCAATGGGCTCATGGCATGGCTGGCCGGCTCACAGGCCCGGCAGGGAGCGGGCACGCGGCTCGCCCTGCTGTTGCTCAGCCTGGCCCTCTCTGATTTTCTGTTCCTGGCGGCAGCGGCCTTCCAGATCCTGGAGATCCAGCACGGAGGCCACTGGCCGCTGGGGACGGCCGCCTGCCGCTTCTACTACTTCCTGTGGGGTGTGTCCTACTCCTCCGGCCTCTTCCTGCTGGCGGCCCTCAGCGTGGACCGCTGCCTGCTGGCCCTGTGCCCGCACTGGTACCCCGGGCGCCGCCCGGCCCGCCTGCCCCTCTGGGTCTGCGCCGGGGTCTGGGTGCTGGCCACGCTCTTCAGCGTGCCCTGGCTGGTCTTCCCCGAGGCCGCCGTCTGGTGGTACGACCTGGTCATCTGCCTGGACTTCTGGGACGGCGAGGAGCTGCCGCTGAGGATGCTCGAGATCCTGGGGGGGTTCCTgcctttcctcctgcttctcGTCTGCCACGTGCTCACGCAGGCCGCCGCCTCCCGGacctgccgccgccgccggccaAGGCCCGCGGCCTGCCGGGGCTTCGCCCGTGTGGCCAAGGCCATCCTGTCGGCCTACGTGGTCTTGCGGCTGCCCTACCACCTGGCGCAGCTGCTGTACCTGGCCTTCCTGTGGGACGTCTACCCCGGCTACCTGCTCTGGGAAGCGCTGGTCTACTCCGACTACCTGACCCTGCTCAACAGCTGCCTCagtcccttcctctgcctcctggccAGCGCCGACCTCCGGGCCCTGCTGCGCGCCGTCCTCTCCTCCTTCGCGGCAGCTCTCTGTGAAGAACGGCCCGGAAGCTTCACGCCTGCGGAGCCACAGACCCAAGTGGACTCTGGGAGTCAGACTCTTCCTGGGCCAGTGGCTGGGGCCCAGCCCCAGGTGAACCCCGCGGCACAGCCACGGTCGGACGCTGTGTCCCAGCCTCGGGGGAACCCCGCGGCACAGCCACGGTCGGATTCAGTGGCCCAGCCACAGGCAGAGCCCACAGCACAGCCACGGTCAGATTCAGTGGCCCAGCCACAGGCAGATTTTGTGATGCAGCCTCAGCTGAACGCCTCCGTTCGGCCACAGGTGGACCTTGAGTCCCAGCCCCATTTGGACTTTGTGGCCCAGCCACAAGTGAGCCCCGAGACCCCCGGACCGGCCTCCGGCCCAGCTCCCAGCGCCTGTGATGAAGCGTCTTCTGCCCCATCCGCGGATCCCCCCCCGGAAGCCCCTGAGAACCCAGCGGTGCCTGCTGACTCTGAGGGAGAAAGTCCCAGCAGCGTCCCCCCAGAGGAAGCCCCTGGAGCAGGCCCCACCTGA